A DNA window from Engraulis encrasicolus isolate BLACKSEA-1 chromosome 3, IST_EnEncr_1.0, whole genome shotgun sequence contains the following coding sequences:
- the fam78aa gene encoding protein FAM78A, whose amino-acid sequence MGCVQSGSCKPRFCDSISVLELSASIDPNPTTVDETSDVVLRYRTPYFRASAQVLVPPVTKKEIWTVGWIQACNQMDFYNHYGNEGLSSWELADLRAGRVTAMSDSDGVSYPWYGSTSEIFTVVGPTRRETRLTVSMNDNFHPSVTWSVPIATVGSPAQLTGIRRDQRFTTWLVARNEGTGEVTLLRTLHWRMRVRIDVDPFQPLGRRATLLEPLLQEQPQVLPKNEVAIPPTALDKPNANDAQMLIWRPSNAQPIMVIPPKYTPTP is encoded by the exons ATGGGGTGTGTCCAGAGTGGGAGCTGCAAACCGCGTTTCTGTGACTCTATCTCGGTGCTCGAACTGAGCGCCTCAATCGACCCGAACCCGACAACCGTCGATGAGACGTCAGACGTGGTCCTGCGCTACCGGACCCCCTATTTCCGGGCCTCCGCTCAGGTTCTGGTTCCGCCTGTGACGAAGAAAGAGATCTGGACCGTGGGATGGATCCAAGCCTGCAATCAAATGGACTTCTACAACCACTATGGGAATGAGGGGCT GTCCAGCTGGGAGCTCGCCGACCTGCGTGCGGGCCGCGTGACCGCCATGAGTGACTCGGACGGCGTCAGCTACCCGTGGTACGGCAGCACCAGCGAGATCTTCACGGTGGTGGGCCCCACCCGGCGCGAGACGCGGCTCACCGTCTCCATGAACGACAACTTCCACCCCAGCGTGACCTGGAGTGTGCCCATCGCCACGGTGGGCAGCCCCGCCCAGCTGACGGGCATCCGACGGGACCAGCGCTTCACCACCTGGCTGGTGGCGCGTAACGAGGGCACGGGCGAGGTCACGCTGCTGCGCACGCTGCACTGGAGGATGCGCGTCCGCATCGACGTCGACCCCTTTCAG CCGCTGGGTCGGAGAGCCACGCTGCTGGAGCCCCTGCTTCAGGAGCAGCCTCAGGTGCTGCCCAAGAACGAAGTGGCCATCCCTCCCACCGCCCTGGACAAGCCCAACGCCAACGACGCACAGATGCTCATCTGGAGGCCCAGCAACGCCCAGCCTATCATGGTCATACCGCCCAAGTACACGCCCACTCCTTAG